One genomic window of Candidatus Zixiibacteriota bacterium includes the following:
- a CDS encoding fibronectin type III domain-containing protein, with translation MKNLIVLLLIILMVAGCSRYIESENLDFDLPAEPVIPDAVKILHAGDGVVLIWETVDISDDISYRVYYSEDTLDTSYILWETTTDTSSLITSLTPGRVYYFAVASVDSNGLESNKSDPVFSTFGVVSLNINGGSRYTSSRNVSVTFVVPVTAALVELSEDPAFSETRWETYSTTKSFRLSQNDGAKYIYARIQFADGSESNSLQPIADTIILDTKTEIDTAYFNPSDIILARDSVITFTVITGEMDGSASISFPGRSGLELQYNVDASDSSAGIFVYSLDFTVPYNLELVDGVVRANFSDAAGNNAEEYWITEPLNISNPPLPVSLVAVAESSSKIRLNWSESANDDFAAYHIYRDTITTVSLDSEPIEVIISSATLTYSDTNLDDSTRYYYRVYVFDNTGLSAASEAVSAMTLVNAAPAAVILAARAEDGTVTLTWTSNNDEDFASYRVFRRNSTINYGDIPSLSPLQIINSQATTSYEDNPSSGTYHYVICVFDRQGKYSMSADVQITN, from the coding sequence ATGAAGAATCTAATAGTATTATTGTTGATTATTCTAATGGTGGCCGGATGCAGTCGGTATATAGAATCTGAAAATCTTGATTTTGACCTACCGGCTGAACCGGTAATTCCCGATGCCGTAAAAATCTTGCACGCCGGTGACGGCGTGGTTCTGATCTGGGAAACCGTCGACATATCCGATGATATCTCTTATCGAGTCTATTATTCCGAGGATACGCTGGATACAAGCTACATTCTCTGGGAAACCACCACTGATACATCATCACTAATCACCTCTCTTACTCCGGGGCGAGTGTATTATTTTGCCGTGGCATCGGTTGACTCGAATGGGCTGGAAAGCAATAAGTCCGATCCGGTATTTTCGACTTTCGGGGTGGTTTCACTGAATATCAACGGCGGTTCCAGGTACACAAGTTCACGCAATGTTTCTGTTACTTTTGTTGTCCCGGTGACGGCCGCGCTGGTTGAATTATCCGAGGATCCGGCTTTTTCCGAGACGCGCTGGGAGACTTATTCGACCACCAAGAGCTTTCGTTTGAGCCAGAATGATGGGGCCAAGTATATCTATGCCAGGATTCAATTTGCCGATGGTTCGGAATCTAACAGTCTTCAGCCAATTGCAGATACAATTATTCTGGACACAAAAACGGAAATCGATACGGCCTATTTTAACCCATCTGATATCATCCTTGCCCGGGACAGTGTAATTACATTTACTGTCATTACCGGAGAAATGGATGGTTCGGCCAGTATATCATTCCCGGGGCGAAGCGGCCTTGAATTACAATATAATGTTGACGCCAGTGATTCATCGGCAGGTATTTTTGTCTATAGCTTGGATTTTACCGTGCCTTATAATTTAGAGTTAGTGGATGGAGTAGTGCGAGCGAATTTCTCGGATGCGGCCGGAAATAATGCCGAAGAATACTGGATTACAGAGCCTTTGAATATCTCCAATCCACCTCTTCCGGTTTCCCTGGTGGCCGTGGCCGAATCATCGTCTAAAATCCGTTTGAACTGGTCGGAATCGGCCAATGATGATTTTGCGGCTTATCATATATATCGGGATACGATCACGACTGTCAGTTTGGATTCCGAGCCGATTGAAGTCATCATCAGTAGCGCCACTTTGACTTATAGCGATACCAATCTTGATGACAGCACCCGGTATTATTACCGGGTTTATGTTTTCGACAACACTGGCCTTTCAGCGGCCTCTGAAGCGGTTTCGGCGATGACTCTGGTCAATGCCGCCCCGGCCGCTGTGATTCTTGCCGCCAGGGCTGAAGATGGTACTGTGACCCTGACCTGGACCTCCAATAATGATGAGGATTTTGCTTCATATCGGGTATTCAGGAGGAATTCAACCATCAATTACGGAGATATCCCATCGCTTTCACCGTTACAGATTATAAACAGCCAGGCGACGACCAGTTATGAAGATAATCCCTCCTCGGGAACATATCATTATGTTATTTGTGTCTTTGATCGGCAAGGCAAATACTCCATGTCGGCCGATGTGCAAATTACAAATTAA
- a CDS encoding PEGA domain-containing protein produces MSSKGSLILALIIIIPLVSAAQDKQAGLTVTSNPQGAEVTLKGNLTIIGVTPVQFLQPLDGKYNIQVKKYGFETYKSTLYLQRDKISSLSVNLKAKTRFKGFARSLFIPGWGQYYADRKFKGGIFTVLAIGAIGSFLIADADYNDKVDRYEDMEVEYNNLTSYGEKEALYSTLAEARKDAYDAESLRRITIGAAIAVWSLNLLDILFLFPENEGLLSVDNITVKPDLKQGGAQVILSHRF; encoded by the coding sequence ATGTCATCCAAAGGGAGTTTGATTCTGGCCCTTATCATTATTATTCCTCTGGTGTCGGCGGCCCAGGATAAGCAGGCCGGGTTGACAGTTACTTCTAATCCGCAGGGTGCTGAAGTTACCTTGAAAGGAAATCTGACCATTATTGGGGTTACTCCAGTACAATTCCTTCAACCCCTGGACGGAAAGTATAATATACAGGTAAAAAAATATGGTTTCGAAACCTATAAATCGACTCTTTATCTTCAACGCGATAAAATCTCCAGTCTGTCGGTCAATCTGAAAGCCAAAACGAGATTCAAAGGATTTGCCCGATCATTGTTTATTCCTGGATGGGGCCAATATTATGCTGACCGGAAATTCAAGGGCGGGATATTTACCGTTCTAGCCATTGGTGCGATAGGCAGTTTTTTAATCGCCGATGCCGATTATAATGACAAGGTCGATCGCTATGAGGACATGGAGGTGGAATACAATAACTTGACATCCTATGGCGAAAAGGAGGCTCTTTACTCGACCCTGGCCGAGGCACGTAAGGATGCTTATGATGCCGAAAGTCTTCGAAGAATAACCATTGGAGCCGCAATTGCGGTCTGGAGTTTAAACCTGCTCGATATTCTGTTTCTTTTCCCCGAAAATGAGGGACTTTTATCGGTTGATAATATTACCGTTAAACCAGATCTAAAACAGGGGGGAGCCCAGGTCATTTTAAGTCATAGATTTTGA
- a CDS encoding sugar transferase, which translates to MNENRINSSIETKATPSIAIPSTMVGYGRVISLNRGAISASKRRQSPGELANFYYGEITTGILFLLALISYTLIIPEGVSNPLKYVVGMIDKLFKKVLDIFGSILGLILALPILVVIPILIKLGSPGPVFYTQERVGINRRRRNRRLYRTDSDENRRSRDRRRVDNFGKPFKVIKFRTMVQDAEKKSGPVWATQNDSRVTRLGRFMRKTRIDEIPQLINVLMGDMSLVGPRPERSVFVRDLKEKVPNYGVRLRVKPGVTGLAQVSSGYDSSIESVITKVKHDVNYIRNWSIRSDLKILARTVLVVLTGKGAC; encoded by the coding sequence ATGAACGAAAACCGGATTAACAGCAGTATAGAAACCAAGGCGACTCCTTCCATTGCCATCCCCTCAACCATGGTTGGATACGGGCGGGTTATCAGTCTGAATCGTGGTGCCATTTCTGCCAGTAAGCGGCGGCAATCGCCCGGCGAATTGGCCAATTTCTATTATGGGGAAATAACAACCGGTATTTTATTTCTTTTGGCTCTGATTTCATATACTTTGATAATTCCGGAGGGAGTCTCGAACCCTTTAAAATATGTTGTTGGTATGATTGACAAATTATTCAAAAAGGTTCTGGATATTTTCGGATCGATTCTGGGTCTGATACTGGCCCTTCCCATTTTGGTAGTCATACCGATTTTGATTAAACTTGGTAGTCCCGGGCCGGTGTTTTACACGCAGGAACGCGTCGGTATCAATCGTCGCCGTCGCAACCGCAGACTATATAGGACCGACTCCGATGAAAATCGTCGGTCGCGTGACCGGCGGCGTGTCGATAATTTCGGCAAACCTTTTAAGGTTATAAAATTTCGTACAATGGTTCAGGATGCAGAGAAAAAGTCGGGACCGGTGTGGGCGACCCAAAATGATTCTCGCGTGACCCGTTTGGGGCGTTTCATGAGAAAGACCAGAATCGACGAGATTCCCCAATTGATTAATGTTCTCATGGGCGATATGTCATTGGTTGGCCCGCGTCCGGAGCGTTCGGTGTTTGTCCGGGATCTTAAAGAGAAAGTCCCCAATTATGGCGTTCGCCTGCGTGTGAAACCGGGTGTTACCGGATTAGCCCAGGTGAGTAGCGGCTATGATTCCTCGATTGAATCGGTTATCACCAAGGTGAAGCATGATGTCAATTATATCCGTAACTGGTCAATCCGGAGCGATTTGAAAATCCTTGCCCGAACAGTGTTGGTTGTTTTGACGGGCAAAGGTGCCTGCTGA
- a CDS encoding PorV/PorQ family protein yields MSQRSLFKILVIWGCLILVTALLGRTSIAAGSGEAMAEFLNIGIGARAAAMGGAFSSAADDATASYWNPAGLVEVTNLQLALSHFSWYQDLSYEYLSMAYPASDRLTLGLAFSYMNYGDIEGYDQYDAPTGSINGTYDLATSFSAGYRVGEYFSLGSAVKYVVISLADQSASALAVDLGARYHTDLFAAAVTAINLGQKIKFDQIEENLPAGIRAGVSIRPLGSSFLAALEVENQFYGTMSVKNGFEWNYEGKYFIRTGYAYYPNQDEREFGQSLSFGVGALFGPARLDYTFSPQEKFSSENLHRFSVILDL; encoded by the coding sequence ATGTCGCAACGAAGTCTTTTCAAGATTCTGGTCATCTGGGGTTGTCTTATTCTGGTGACCGCCCTTCTGGGCAGAACATCAATAGCCGCCGGTAGCGGAGAGGCCATGGCGGAATTTCTTAATATCGGGATTGGTGCCAGAGCGGCCGCCATGGGAGGCGCTTTTTCTTCGGCGGCCGATGATGCGACCGCCTCGTACTGGAATCCGGCCGGCCTTGTGGAAGTAACAAATCTTCAGTTAGCCCTGTCTCATTTTTCGTGGTACCAGGATCTCAGTTATGAATATTTGTCGATGGCCTACCCGGCCTCCGATCGATTGACTCTTGGTTTGGCCTTTTCCTACATGAATTATGGTGATATTGAGGGCTATGATCAGTATGATGCTCCTACCGGGAGTATCAACGGCACCTATGATCTGGCGACAAGTTTTTCAGCCGGATACAGGGTTGGTGAATATTTTTCCCTCGGTTCTGCCGTCAAATATGTGGTAATCAGTCTGGCTGATCAATCGGCTTCAGCTCTGGCTGTGGATCTGGGTGCCAGATATCACACCGATCTTTTCGCGGCGGCAGTGACGGCCATTAATCTGGGACAGAAAATCAAATTTGATCAGATTGAGGAGAATCTTCCGGCCGGTATAAGAGCCGGGGTGTCAATCCGACCTCTGGGATCGTCTTTTCTGGCTGCTCTGGAAGTCGAGAACCAGTTTTACGGCACGATGAGTGTGAAGAACGGTTTTGAATGGAACTACGAAGGCAAATATTTTATCCGGACCGGTTATGCCTATTATCCCAACCAGGATGAACGCGAGTTTGGGCAGTCGCTTTCATTTGGCGTTGGGGCTCTTTTTGGCCCGGCCCGATTGGATTATACTTTTTCTCCCCAGGAGAAATTCAGTTCCGAGAATCTACATCGATTCAGTGTCATTCTTGATCTGTAA
- a CDS encoding glycoside hydrolase: MPGDTRLKVAFLWHMHQPFYLNPEDNKFFMPWVRLHGLKDYLDMPLLAAENNIKATFNLVPSLLDQIEMYCRGYTDRHLELSHIPARQLLHEEKREILQTFFMAHYPTMIEPYPRYRQLYRKKDSCGSDINLACEIFSTSELRDLQVWSNLVWIDPMFRNRAPIQDLYEKQRDFTEEEKSQLLGFEIELLKEIIPTYQRLYKEGKIDISFTPYYHPILPLLIDTDSAREAMADIHLPENRFRYPEDATWHIDRAVERYHQLFGGELAGMWPSEGSVSEDALGLISKRGIRWVATDEEILYNSLLKSGLSKRDFSPHQVYSLEGIPGTKMLFRDHGLSDKIGFVYSGWEAERAVSDFIGTIKSIRDFYGDRAGNCVIPIILDGENAWEYFPDDGQDFLRRLYRGLGECNHVEIVSMTEAADCLKPITLPSLFPGSWINHNFRIWIGHNEDNQAWDFLYEARRALVHYEKSHPKADPGKIKAAWEKLYIAEGSDWCWWYGDDHLGAHNSLFDRLFRRHLMAMYRTLELEVPPELMMPIHRARVDSFITPPESLITPRLDGLLTHYYEWTGAGCYDCVKAGGAMHRVELIIKAVYFAFDYDFFYIRLDFDDNFGLVGKNKFRIVLDFKDIGIREIPLEKTVEKDLGQTIFSFKQILEVKIGRKTLTDTGCGRIGFFVLFYSENELMEKWPFGGPITVTLPERDKEIFWQV, translated from the coding sequence ATGCCGGGGGATACCAGATTAAAGGTTGCCTTTCTCTGGCACATGCATCAACCGTTTTATCTTAATCCGGAAGATAATAAGTTCTTTATGCCTTGGGTTCGATTGCATGGGCTCAAGGATTATCTTGATATGCCGCTTCTGGCCGCGGAAAATAATATCAAGGCCACTTTTAATCTCGTTCCGTCACTTCTGGATCAGATAGAAATGTATTGTCGGGGATACACCGATCGTCACCTTGAATTATCACATATTCCGGCCCGGCAACTTCTTCATGAAGAAAAAAGGGAGATTCTTCAGACTTTTTTCATGGCGCATTACCCGACCATGATCGAACCCTATCCGAGGTATCGCCAGCTTTATCGGAAAAAAGATAGCTGTGGCAGTGATATTAATCTGGCCTGTGAAATATTTTCGACTTCGGAGCTTCGAGATCTTCAGGTATGGTCCAATCTGGTCTGGATCGATCCCATGTTTCGCAACCGTGCTCCCATTCAGGATCTATATGAAAAGCAGCGTGATTTCACCGAGGAGGAGAAAAGCCAATTGCTCGGGTTTGAAATCGAATTGCTGAAAGAAATTATTCCGACCTACCAGAGGCTGTACAAAGAGGGGAAAATCGATATTTCCTTTACTCCCTATTATCACCCGATTCTGCCTCTTTTAATCGATACTGACTCGGCCAGGGAAGCGATGGCGGATATCCATTTACCGGAGAACAGATTCAGGTATCCGGAAGATGCGACCTGGCATATTGACCGTGCGGTTGAAAGATATCACCAATTGTTCGGAGGAGAGCTGGCCGGGATGTGGCCATCGGAGGGATCGGTGTCCGAGGATGCCCTCGGTCTGATTTCGAAAAGAGGAATTCGCTGGGTGGCCACCGATGAGGAAATTCTGTATAACTCACTCCTGAAATCCGGGTTAAGCAAACGGGACTTTTCGCCACATCAGGTATATTCCCTTGAGGGCATTCCTGGAACGAAAATGTTATTCCGTGATCACGGGTTATCGGATAAAATCGGCTTTGTATATTCGGGCTGGGAAGCCGAGCGGGCGGTCAGTGATTTTATCGGGACCATTAAAAGCATCCGTGATTTCTATGGCGATAGAGCTGGCAACTGCGTTATCCCAATTATTCTCGATGGAGAAAATGCCTGGGAATATTTCCCTGATGATGGTCAGGATTTCCTGCGCCGATTATACCGGGGTCTTGGGGAGTGCAATCATGTTGAAATAGTATCGATGACCGAGGCGGCCGATTGTCTTAAGCCCATAACTCTGCCGTCTCTTTTCCCCGGCTCCTGGATAAACCATAATTTCCGGATATGGATCGGCCATAATGAAGATAATCAGGCCTGGGATTTCCTCTATGAGGCTCGACGCGCCTTGGTTCATTATGAAAAAAGCCACCCCAAGGCCGATCCGGGCAAAATCAAAGCCGCCTGGGAAAAACTCTATATAGCCGAAGGATCGGACTGGTGCTGGTGGTACGGCGACGATCATCTGGGTGCCCATAACAGCCTTTTTGACCGGTTGTTCCGTAGGCACCTGATGGCCATGTACAGAACGCTCGAACTTGAGGTGCCTCCAGAATTAATGATGCCGATTCACCGCGCCAGAGTGGATTCATTTATTACTCCTCCCGAATCCTTAATTACGCCCCGGCTCGACGGTCTTTTGACGCATTATTATGAATGGACTGGCGCCGGGTGTTATGATTGTGTCAAAGCGGGCGGCGCCATGCATCGCGTGGAACTGATAATTAAAGCCGTCTATTTTGCCTTCGATTATGACTTCTTTTATATTCGTCTTGACTTTGATGACAATTTTGGTTTAGTTGGCAAAAATAAATTTAGAATCGTATTGGATTTTAAAGATATCGGTATCAGGGAAATCCCCCTGGAAAAGACGGTGGAGAAGGATCTCGGCCAGACGATTTTTTCATTTAAACAGATTCTGGAAGTTAAAATAGGTAGAAAGACATTAACAGATACCGGATGCGGTAGAATAGGCTTTTTCGTATTGTTCTATTCTGAAAACGAATTGATGGAAAAGTGGCCCTTTGGCGGGCCAATCACCGTTACTCTACCGGAACGGGATAAAGAAATCTTCTGGCAGGTTTAA
- a CDS encoding tetratricopeptide repeat protein, with protein sequence MAMRNKVKITKRQIKEDRFTTNMLLAKDWIMENWQMVSIVAAIAVIIIVAVAYFINVGKSRETEASDRYYRAMAEFRRQNYQPAILEFTSIADDYSGQIAGLAQFNLANAHFESKNYDEAITNFQKYIDKFHGDKLMTASAYAGIGASLENKSEFGAAADKFMEAINYYPDSPGAPDYYLGAVRNYVMAGDADKADKTLKELQEKFSGSNQARSATRLVMRLKIQ encoded by the coding sequence ATGGCGATGCGAAATAAGGTTAAAATTACCAAGCGGCAGATTAAGGAAGACCGATTCACCACCAATATGCTTCTGGCCAAAGACTGGATTATGGAAAACTGGCAGATGGTGTCGATTGTGGCGGCAATTGCCGTTATTATTATTGTGGCGGTGGCATACTTCATAAATGTCGGCAAATCCCGGGAAACGGAGGCGTCGGATCGTTATTATCGGGCGATGGCGGAATTTCGGCGTCAGAATTACCAACCGGCAATTCTGGAATTCACGAGTATTGCCGATGATTACAGCGGCCAGATTGCCGGACTGGCTCAGTTTAATCTGGCCAATGCCCATTTCGAAAGCAAAAACTATGATGAGGCGATAACCAATTTTCAAAAGTATATCGATAAATTCCATGGCGATAAACTGATGACGGCCTCAGCCTACGCTGGGATCGGAGCCAGCCTGGAGAATAAAAGCGAATTCGGGGCGGCCGCCGATAAATTTATGGAGGCAATCAATTATTATCCGGATTCACCCGGTGCTCCAGATTATTACCTCGGGGCGGTACGCAATTACGTGATGGCCGGCGATGCCGACAAAGCCGATAAAACATTGAAAGAACTCCAGGAGAAATTCTCGGGTTCAAACCAGGCCCGTTCCGCTACCAGGTTGGTGATGCGCCTTAAAATCCAATAG
- a CDS encoding adenine phosphoribosyltransferase, with protein MIDFKTAIRSIPDFPKKGIVFRDITTLLLNPEAFRTVLDKMQDFCLDKKVDYVIGIESRGFILGGALADRLGVGFIPIRKKGKLPGQTIRYDYQLEYGADTIEIHADALSQGQSVLIVDDLAATGGTLAAAAGLVEKTGAEVAGIALLVDLAYLPWREKVNKYKVLSLVTYDSE; from the coding sequence ATGATTGATTTTAAAACTGCTATTCGTTCCATACCGGATTTCCCCAAAAAAGGGATTGTATTTCGGGATATAACCACGCTTTTACTTAATCCGGAAGCCTTTCGGACAGTCCTGGACAAAATGCAGGATTTTTGTCTGGATAAAAAAGTCGATTACGTTATTGGGATTGAATCCCGGGGATTTATTCTGGGAGGCGCCCTGGCCGATCGGCTGGGAGTCGGCTTTATTCCCATACGTAAGAAAGGCAAACTGCCCGGGCAAACAATCCGTTATGATTACCAGCTCGAGTATGGCGCCGACACCATTGAAATTCATGCCGATGCCTTAAGTCAGGGACAATCGGTTTTGATTGTCGACGATCTGGCGGCCACCGGAGGGACCCTTGCGGCGGCGGCGGGCTTGGTCGAAAAAACCGGCGCCGAAGTGGCCGGGATTGCATTACTGGTCGATTTAGCCTATTTGCCCTGGCGGGAAAAGGTCAATAAATACAAGGTTTTAAGCCTGGTTACATACGATTCGGAATAA
- a CDS encoding acylphosphatase translates to MTMIGAKINIRGVVQGVGFRFWTLRKAQDYGLSGYVANLPDGSVEVKAEGERGLIESFLADLKVGPSYSHVSDLNLEWYEPPRGFENFSIRHGDY, encoded by the coding sequence ATGACAATGATCGGAGCGAAAATAAATATTCGGGGAGTCGTTCAGGGAGTCGGGTTCCGCTTCTGGACCCTGAGAAAGGCGCAGGATTATGGTTTATCGGGATATGTTGCTAATCTTCCCGATGGTTCCGTGGAAGTCAAGGCCGAGGGCGAGCGGGGCCTGATTGAGTCTTTTCTTGCGGATCTTAAGGTTGGTCCCAGTTATTCCCATGTAAGCGATCTCAATCTTGAATGGTATGAACCGCCTCGCGGATTTGAAAATTTCAGTATAAGGCATGGAGACTATTGA
- a CDS encoding TIGR00725 family protein, with translation MAGKARPIIGVIGAGQCPSEISQMAEAVGRAIAQKGGILVCGGRGGIMESAAKGARENGGITIGILPGSSRNEANPYIDIIIPTGLAEARNLVIINTADVVIALPGKYGTLSEMAFCLKVGKPLLSLGAWDISKDIEKFEFPEEAVARAFDLAGK, from the coding sequence ATGGCAGGAAAGGCACGGCCGATTATAGGTGTTATCGGAGCCGGGCAATGTCCATCTGAAATAAGTCAAATGGCGGAAGCAGTTGGTCGGGCCATTGCCCAAAAGGGGGGAATTTTGGTTTGCGGCGGCCGGGGAGGCATTATGGAAAGCGCCGCAAAAGGAGCCCGGGAAAACGGTGGAATAACAATCGGGATTTTGCCCGGATCGTCGCGAAATGAGGCCAATCCGTATATCGATATAATAATTCCTACAGGTCTTGCGGAAGCCAGAAATCTTGTTATTATTAATACAGCCGACGTGGTTATTGCTCTTCCGGGAAAGTATGGGACGTTATCCGAAATGGCTTTTTGTCTTAAGGTTGGTAAACCGCTTTTATCTTTGGGGGCCTGGGATATTTCAAAGGATATAGAGAAATTCGAATTTCCGGAGGAGGCTGTGGCCAGGGCTTTTGATCTGGCCGGAAAATAA
- the surE gene encoding 5'/3'-nucleotidase SurE: MQILITNDDGIYAEGINALERELSKIASVIMVAPDREQSASSHSFTLNRPLRIYQRGPNRYTCDGTPTDCVMLGVHGIMKHRLPDLLISGINHGGNMGEDVTYSGTVAAAIEGSILGIPSLAVSNTDTERIASYTAAAKFIAKFVSQLDRFKLPVDTFLNINFPMLMGNRFIRYRYTCLGKRIYNDIVIEKTDPRGRNYYWIAGESVWNDVEGSDFEAISLGAVSISPLKVNFSDLDELEKMRPIRLKF, translated from the coding sequence ATGCAGATTCTTATAACAAATGATGATGGTATTTACGCCGAGGGTATCAACGCTCTGGAAAGAGAATTAAGCAAGATCGCCAGCGTAATCATGGTTGCTCCCGATAGAGAGCAGTCAGCCTCCAGCCATTCGTTCACTCTTAATCGGCCCCTGCGTATTTACCAGCGCGGTCCTAACCGCTATACCTGCGACGGCACTCCAACTGATTGTGTCATGCTCGGTGTTCACGGTATCATGAAACACCGGTTACCCGATCTTCTTATTTCTGGTATAAATCATGGAGGGAATATGGGTGAAGATGTTACTTATTCCGGGACTGTTGCGGCGGCAATTGAGGGTTCGATTCTGGGTATTCCTTCGCTGGCCGTTTCCAATACGGATACAGAGCGAATTGCATCATATACTGCGGCCGCCAAATTTATCGCCAAATTCGTCAGTCAACTGGATCGCTTTAAATTACCGGTTGATACCTTCTTGAATATAAATTTCCCGATGCTTATGGGAAATCGTTTTATCAGATACCGCTATACCTGTCTGGGAAAACGCATTTATAACGATATCGTAATAGAGAAAACCGATCCGCGCGGAAGAAATTATTACTGGATCGCTGGAGAATCAGTTTGGAATGATGTGGAGGGTTCCGATTTCGAAGCCATTTCGTTGGGAGCCGTTTCTATCTCGCCTCTCAAGGTTAATTTTTCTGATCTGGATGAATTGGAGAAGATGCGACCAATCAGGTTAAAATTTTAA
- a CDS encoding glycosyltransferase family 2 protein encodes MNKISGKTLVLVPAYNAAPYLSDLVNRVRKAAPNIDLLIINDGSLDNSAEVLEDLNVTFLSNDTNRGKGYSLRRGLDYAIDRGYEYVLTLDADLQHLPEEIPNFLNHPQKADLYIGTRTRHGSNMPAMRRLSNKLTSGIISFLSKNRISDSQSGYRMISTELLKRIKIDSDGYDFESEFLFKAGRLDIRIVEIPISTVYAGSSSYIDPVADTLRFIRLTLKRIFS; translated from the coding sequence ATGAATAAAATTTCCGGAAAAACACTGGTTTTAGTTCCCGCTTACAATGCTGCCCCGTACCTTTCCGATCTGGTCAACCGCGTAAGAAAAGCCGCTCCCAATATTGATCTGTTGATTATCAATGATGGTTCCCTCGATAACTCCGCCGAAGTTCTTGAAGATCTTAATGTTACGTTCCTGTCAAACGATACCAACCGGGGGAAAGGGTATTCCCTTCGCCGCGGGTTGGACTACGCTATCGATAGGGGGTATGAATATGTTCTTACTCTCGATGCCGATCTCCAGCATCTCCCGGAGGAAATCCCGAATTTTTTAAATCATCCCCAAAAGGCCGATCTTTATATCGGTACCAGGACCCGGCACGGATCAAACATGCCGGCCATGAGAAGGCTCTCCAATAAACTGACCTCTGGAATCATTTCCTTTTTATCCAAAAATCGAATCAGCGACAGTCAATCCGGCTATCGGATGATTTCAACTGAATTGCTTAAAAGAATAAAAATAGATTCTGATGGCTACGATTTCGAATCCGAATTTTTATTCAAGGCGGGTCGGCTGGATATCAGAATCGTCGAAATACCGATTTCCACTGTCTATGCCGGTTCCTCGTCCTATATCGACCCGGTTGCCGACACCCTGAGATTTATCCGACTGACATTGAAAAGGATATTTTCGTAA
- a CDS encoding MerR family transcriptional regulator, whose product MPRRKTKTEEKLYYSISEVARITRLEPYVLRFWEKEFPMLKPRKNRGGNRIYQKSDIEMINRIKHLLYKENYTIEGARNRLKEIKPTPEKKELQATARYLTIIGAIRKDIEDLLKLFPCLLGLLIYIVHTVGA is encoded by the coding sequence ATGCCACGCCGCAAAACCAAAACCGAAGAGAAGCTCTATTATTCAATCAGCGAAGTGGCCCGGATAACCCGACTGGAGCCATATGTTCTTCGTTTCTGGGAAAAGGAATTTCCAATGCTGAAACCCAGAAAAAACCGGGGCGGGAATCGCATTTATCAGAAAAGCGATATTGAAATGATTAACCGGATCAAGCATCTTCTTTACAAGGAAAATTATACCATTGAGGGGGCGCGCAACCGGTTGAAAGAAATCAAACCAACCCCCGAGAAAAAAGAGCTGCAGGCAACCGCCAGGTACCTGACTATCATCGGCGCCATTAGAAAAGATATCGAGGATTTACTGAAACTTTTCCCTTGCCTTTTAGGGCTGTTAATTTACATTGTGCATACCGTCGGGGCGTAG